The following proteins are encoded in a genomic region of Burkholderia gladioli:
- a CDS encoding glucose/quinate/shikimate family membrane-bound PQQ-dependent dehydrogenase, whose product MTKQSSSLGVVGGLTLLFAVLAGLYLLVGGAWLVAIGGSAYYVVAGIVLLVFAWLVRGRRAVALTLYALLLVGTAIWAVGESGFDFWALAPRSGVLVIFGVWLLVLVTRKLNGARAANGWALAISLVIWGGVLFYANFNDPQELNGTLAAQTPAQTSPIPGIADADWPAYGRTQDGTRYSPLKQITPDNVKNLQVAWTFRTGDMKGPNDPGEITNEVTPIKIGNLLYLCSPHQILFALDAASGKLAWKFDPGLKADPSFQHVTCRGVSYVDLSASAQGAAASAAPAADTAAAASAASGAAAANAATDAASATDAAAAASAPAAPAPITADAATGAACARRIYLPVNDGHLYALDAQTGQRCADFGNNGDLDLQHLQPVTTPGMYEPTSPPIVTDKVIVVAGSVEDNFSTREPSGVIRGFDVRTGKLLWAFDPGAKDPNHIPGPGEHYTWNSPNSWAPAAYDAKLDIVYLPMGVTTPDIWGGHRTPEQERYASGLLALHASTGKLAWFYQTAHHDLWDMDQPSQPTLADITDKNGNKVPVVYAPAKTGNIFVLDRRTGATVVPAPELPVPQGAAKGDHLSPTQPFSDLSFRPKKNLTDADMWGATMFDQLVCRVMFHRLRYEGTFTPPSEQGTLVFPGNLGMFEWGGIAVDTDRQIAIANPIALPFVSRLIPRGPGNPMEPEPGAKGSGTESGIQPQYGVPFGVTLNPFLSPFGLPCKQPAWGYVSAIDLKTNEIVWKRRIGTVRDSSPIPLPFRMGMPMLGGPATTAGGVFFIGATADNYIRGYDTNNGKLLWEQRLPAGGQATPMTYEVNGRQYVVIAAGGHGSFGTKLGDYVIAYALPDGK is encoded by the coding sequence ATGACAAAACAATCCTCGTCGCTCGGTGTCGTCGGCGGGCTGACATTGCTGTTCGCCGTGCTGGCCGGGCTGTACCTGCTGGTCGGCGGCGCGTGGCTGGTCGCCATCGGCGGCTCGGCGTACTACGTGGTCGCCGGCATCGTGCTGCTGGTCTTCGCCTGGCTGGTGCGCGGCCGCCGTGCCGTCGCGCTGACCCTCTACGCGCTGCTGCTGGTGGGCACCGCGATCTGGGCCGTCGGCGAATCCGGTTTCGATTTCTGGGCCCTCGCGCCGCGCTCCGGCGTGCTGGTCATCTTCGGCGTCTGGCTGCTGGTGCTGGTCACGCGCAAGCTCAACGGCGCCCGCGCCGCCAACGGCTGGGCCCTGGCGATCTCGCTGGTGATCTGGGGCGGCGTGCTGTTCTACGCGAACTTCAACGATCCGCAGGAACTGAACGGCACCCTCGCGGCGCAGACGCCCGCGCAGACCTCGCCGATCCCCGGCATCGCCGACGCCGACTGGCCGGCCTATGGCCGCACCCAGGACGGCACGCGCTACTCGCCGCTCAAGCAGATCACGCCCGATAACGTGAAGAACCTGCAGGTGGCGTGGACCTTCCGCACCGGCGACATGAAAGGCCCGAACGATCCGGGCGAGATCACCAACGAGGTCACGCCGATCAAGATCGGCAACCTGCTGTACCTCTGCTCGCCGCACCAGATCCTGTTCGCGCTCGACGCCGCCTCGGGCAAGCTCGCGTGGAAGTTCGACCCGGGCCTGAAGGCCGATCCGTCGTTCCAGCACGTGACCTGCCGCGGCGTGTCCTACGTCGACCTGTCGGCTTCCGCGCAAGGCGCCGCCGCCAGCGCGGCACCGGCCGCCGATACGGCTGCCGCCGCGTCCGCCGCCTCCGGTGCCGCCGCCGCTAACGCGGCCACCGACGCCGCCAGCGCCACCGACGCGGCTGCCGCCGCCAGCGCCCCGGCCGCGCCGGCGCCGATCACGGCCGATGCCGCCACCGGTGCCGCCTGCGCGCGCCGCATCTACCTGCCGGTCAACGACGGCCACCTGTATGCGCTCGACGCGCAGACCGGCCAGCGCTGCGCCGACTTCGGCAACAACGGCGACCTGGACCTCCAGCATCTGCAGCCGGTCACCACGCCGGGCATGTACGAGCCGACCTCGCCGCCGATCGTCACCGACAAGGTGATCGTGGTGGCGGGCTCGGTCGAGGACAACTTCTCGACGCGCGAGCCTTCCGGCGTGATCCGCGGCTTCGACGTGCGCACCGGCAAGCTGCTGTGGGCATTCGATCCGGGCGCGAAGGACCCGAACCACATTCCGGGCCCGGGCGAGCACTACACCTGGAACTCGCCGAACTCGTGGGCGCCGGCCGCCTACGACGCCAAGCTCGACATCGTCTACCTGCCGATGGGCGTGACCACCCCCGACATCTGGGGCGGCCATCGCACGCCGGAGCAGGAGCGCTACGCGAGCGGCCTGCTGGCGCTGCATGCCTCGACCGGCAAGCTGGCCTGGTTCTACCAGACCGCCCACCACGATCTGTGGGACATGGACCAGCCCTCGCAGCCGACCCTGGCCGACATCACCGACAAGAACGGCAACAAGGTGCCGGTGGTCTACGCGCCGGCCAAGACCGGCAACATCTTCGTGCTCGACCGCCGTACCGGCGCCACCGTGGTGCCGGCGCCCGAACTGCCGGTGCCGCAAGGCGCCGCCAAGGGCGACCATCTCTCGCCGACGCAGCCGTTCTCGGACCTGAGCTTCCGTCCGAAGAAGAACCTGACGGACGCGGACATGTGGGGCGCGACGATGTTCGACCAACTGGTCTGCCGCGTGATGTTCCACCGCCTGCGTTACGAAGGCACCTTCACGCCGCCGTCGGAGCAGGGCACGCTGGTGTTCCCGGGCAACCTGGGCATGTTCGAGTGGGGCGGCATCGCCGTCGACACCGACCGCCAGATCGCGATCGCCAACCCGATCGCGCTGCCCTTCGTGTCGCGCCTGATCCCGCGCGGCCCGGGCAACCCGATGGAACCGGAACCGGGCGCCAAGGGCAGCGGCACCGAATCCGGCATCCAGCCGCAGTACGGCGTGCCGTTCGGCGTGACGCTCAACCCGTTCCTCTCGCCGTTCGGCCTGCCGTGCAAGCAGCCGGCCTGGGGCTACGTGTCGGCGATCGACCTGAAGACCAACGAGATCGTCTGGAAGCGCCGCATCGGCACGGTCCGCGACAGCTCGCCGATCCCGCTGCCGTTCCGGATGGGCATGCCGATGCTGGGCGGCCCGGCCACCACGGCGGGCGGCGTATTCTTCATCGGCGCCACCGCGGACAACTACATCCGCGGCTACGACACCAACAACGGCAAGCTGCTGTGGGAACAGCGCCTGCCGGCCGGCGGCCAGGCCACGCCGATGACCTACGAGGTCAACGGCCGCCAGTACGTGGTGATCGCCGCAGGCGGCCATGGCTCGTTCGGCACCAAGCTCGGCGACTACGTGATCGCCTACGCGCTGCCGGACGGCAAGTAA
- a CDS encoding SDR family oxidoreductase, which translates to MNTDSQIPLILITGGGRGVGAATARLAAAQGYDVAISFVSDEAAARAVAADVEAAGRRALAIRADSADPGQVAGLFEAIDQEFGRLDVLVNNAAIIARQSRLEDLGFERMQRIFAVNAIGPMLCAQQAVKRMSTRHGGRGGAVVNVSSASARLGSPNEYVDYAASKGALETFTTGLAKEVAREGIRVNCVRPGHIYTEMHASGGEPGRVDRVKDSIPMGRGGQPEEVARAILWLAGAEASFVTGTFLDATGGK; encoded by the coding sequence ATGAATACGGATTCGCAGATCCCGTTGATCCTGATAACGGGGGGCGGTCGCGGCGTGGGCGCGGCCACCGCGCGGCTCGCCGCCGCGCAAGGCTACGACGTGGCGATCAGCTTCGTCTCCGACGAGGCGGCCGCGCGGGCGGTGGCCGCCGATGTCGAGGCGGCCGGGCGCCGGGCCCTGGCGATCCGCGCCGACAGCGCCGATCCCGGGCAGGTTGCCGGCTTGTTCGAGGCGATCGACCAGGAATTCGGCCGCCTCGACGTGCTGGTGAACAATGCCGCGATCATCGCGCGGCAGTCGCGGCTGGAGGATCTCGGCTTCGAGCGGATGCAGCGGATCTTCGCGGTCAACGCGATCGGACCGATGCTCTGCGCGCAGCAGGCGGTGAAGCGGATGTCGACCCGGCACGGCGGCCGCGGCGGCGCGGTGGTCAACGTGTCGTCGGCTTCGGCTCGGCTTGGCAGTCCGAACGAATATGTCGATTACGCCGCGTCGAAGGGCGCGCTGGAGACGTTCACCACCGGGCTCGCCAAGGAAGTGGCGCGGGAAGGCATTCGCGTGAACTGCGTGCGCCCGGGGCATATCTACACGGAGATGCATGCCAGCGGCGGCGAGCCGGGGCGCGTGGATCGCGTCAAGGATTCGATCCCGATGGGGCGGGGCGGGCAGCCCGAGGAGGTGGCGAGGGCGATCCTGTGGCTGGCCGGCGCGGAAGCCTCGTTCGTCACGGGGACGTTTCTCGATGCCACGGGCGGCAAGTAG
- a CDS encoding porin, which translates to MRDESVARASFGARRLALPLRAARQLALAALCGGAAAPAFAQGSVTLYGVIDTSIELTNPGSGWVPRLDSGAYRGSRIGLRGAEPIGGGMRILFDLESGFGSNDGTLSTAGTLFNRQAWVGLGAPWGEIRVGRQYSPIYIPFKGQVDAFGAGTIASGLNNLSKITPYESNAITYLSPDFHGFSSTLMVSMRDPSAGGANGLGGTIATFAYRRGPFRIAFAHQQTNDSGALRSNLGGVSYTLGRVTGFVSVFNGDGGGTPRYHDDGAAVSLRYAATSRLRAMLGYAYLRDRSGAGNDADQFSAMGEYDLSRRLLLYASAGWLRNRGKASFTLRGVNVTGLPPAYPGATVKGVQIGMIERF; encoded by the coding sequence ATGCGTGATGAATCCGTTGCGCGCGCAAGCTTCGGCGCGCGTCGTCTCGCGCTGCCGTTGCGGGCGGCCCGGCAGCTTGCCTTGGCCGCCTTGTGCGGCGGAGCCGCCGCGCCCGCCTTCGCGCAGGGCTCGGTCACGCTCTATGGCGTGATCGACACCAGCATCGAGCTGACCAATCCCGGCTCGGGCTGGGTGCCGCGGCTCGATTCGGGCGCCTATCGCGGCTCGCGGATCGGGCTGCGTGGCGCCGAGCCGATCGGCGGCGGCATGCGCATCCTGTTCGACCTGGAAAGCGGCTTCGGCTCCAACGACGGCACGCTTTCCACCGCGGGCACGCTGTTCAACCGGCAGGCCTGGGTGGGACTCGGCGCGCCCTGGGGCGAGATTCGCGTGGGCCGGCAGTATTCGCCGATCTACATTCCGTTCAAAGGGCAGGTCGATGCCTTCGGGGCCGGCACCATCGCATCCGGGCTCAACAACCTCTCGAAGATCACGCCCTACGAGAGCAATGCGATCACCTACCTGTCGCCCGATTTCCATGGCTTCTCGAGCACGCTGATGGTGTCGATGCGCGACCCGTCGGCGGGCGGCGCGAACGGCCTGGGCGGCACCATCGCGACCTTCGCCTATCGCCGCGGGCCGTTCCGGATCGCCTTCGCGCACCAGCAGACCAACGATTCGGGCGCGCTGCGCTCGAACCTCGGCGGCGTGTCCTACACGCTGGGCCGCGTGACGGGTTTCGTCTCGGTGTTCAACGGCGACGGCGGCGGCACGCCCCGTTATCACGACGACGGCGCGGCCGTGTCGCTGCGCTACGCGGCGACGTCGAGGCTGCGCGCCATGCTCGGTTACGCCTACCTGCGCGATCGCTCGGGCGCCGGCAACGATGCCGACCAGTTCAGCGCGATGGGGGAATACGACCTGTCGCGGCGCCTGCTGCTGTACGCGAGCGCGGGCTGGCTGCGCAATCGCGGCAAGGCCAGCTTCACGCTGCGCGGCGTGAACGTGACGGGCCTGCCGCCGGCTTATCCGGGCGCGACGGTGAAGGGCGTGCAGATCGGCATGATCGAGCGCTTCTGA
- a CDS encoding LysR substrate-binding domain-containing protein, producing MNEHREKDADHLPPLNALRHFEAVARLGSFAAAATELHVTHWAVGKQIRLLEDWFGVPLFERRPRGVVPTDEGAALLGDVNGAFARLSSSVTRLRQESIRRRITGLVRVNALASFALCWLIPRLSDFQARYPDIEVRLSTTSRRLRYVGDAFDVGVRSGPEHAAGLISASLMPDLRLPACSPALLQSQPIRGVADLRRHTLLHSSSTRTAWSDWMREAGAPGLLGMRHQYFDHVFLQLGAATEGLGVTLASLPLIEREMATGRLVCPIPEPVWRGPDYTLVVNADRIEDAAVKAFRSWIVAAAAQHSGEPPRVESAAKAARKTTGKRKPARRA from the coding sequence ATGAACGAGCACCGCGAGAAGGACGCCGACCACCTGCCGCCGCTGAATGCCTTGCGGCACTTCGAGGCGGTCGCGCGACTGGGCAGTTTCGCGGCGGCGGCCACCGAACTGCACGTCACGCACTGGGCGGTCGGCAAGCAGATCCGCCTGCTGGAGGACTGGTTCGGCGTGCCGCTGTTCGAGCGCCGCCCACGCGGCGTGGTGCCGACCGACGAGGGCGCGGCGTTGCTCGGCGACGTCAATGGCGCGTTCGCCCGGCTGAGCAGTTCGGTCACCCGGCTGCGCCAGGAATCCATCAGGCGCCGCATCACGGGGCTAGTGCGCGTCAACGCGCTGGCGAGCTTCGCGCTGTGTTGGCTGATCCCGCGCCTGAGCGACTTCCAGGCCCGCTACCCGGATATCGAAGTGCGGCTGTCCACCACCTCGCGCCGCCTGCGCTATGTGGGCGACGCCTTCGACGTCGGCGTTCGCTCGGGGCCCGAGCACGCCGCCGGCCTGATTTCAGCGAGCCTGATGCCCGACCTGCGCCTGCCCGCCTGCAGCCCGGCGCTATTGCAAAGCCAGCCGATTCGCGGCGTCGCCGACCTGCGCCGGCACACCCTGCTGCACTCCTCCAGCACGCGCACGGCCTGGTCGGACTGGATGAGGGAAGCCGGCGCGCCGGGCCTGCTGGGCATGCGCCACCAGTACTTCGATCACGTATTCCTGCAACTGGGCGCAGCCACCGAAGGACTCGGCGTGACCCTGGCCTCGCTGCCGCTGATCGAGCGCGAGATGGCGACCGGGCGCCTGGTCTGCCCGATCCCGGAGCCCGTGTGGCGCGGCCCCGACTACACCCTGGTGGTGAATGCCGATCGCATCGAGGACGCCGCCGTCAAGGCGTTCAGGAGCTGGATCGTGGCGGCAGCGGCCCAGCATTCGGGCGAGCCGCCGCGTGTCGAATCCGCCGCCAAGGCGGCCCGCAAGACGACGGGCAAGCGAAAGCCGGCGCGGCGCGCCTGA
- a CDS encoding MFS transporter, whose translation MRLSSFSSPNAAVSGGPEQAGPVSRKRVLWLSCTAHALHDGYTDMIYALLPVWQADFGLNYGALAILRGIYAGTMATLQLPAGRIAAMFGTRATLVLGTLLAALGYAFAGMSGSLLGLCVALAISGSGSSTQHPLASGAVSRVYGRQARGPLSIYNFSGDLGKSALPAAISLLITFMPWRHALWAMSALGMVVALVIALWLPNVQRDAAPADEASSRHAEGSGSGFSLLFTIGMLDTAVRMGLLTFLPFLMKAKGISTPMMGTALALVFIGGAAGKFVCGWLGARMGVIGTVLSTEGGTALLILAVIYLPLAPAMILLPLLGAMLNGTSSVLYGTVPELTTVERTERAFAIFYTGIIAAGALAPVGYGLLGDRIGVVGATIATAATALVIFPLALALRPHLRAA comes from the coding sequence ATGAGACTTTCTTCCTTTTCCTCCCCAAACGCGGCCGTATCCGGCGGCCCCGAGCAAGCCGGCCCCGTCTCGCGCAAGCGGGTACTTTGGCTCTCCTGCACGGCGCATGCGCTGCACGACGGCTACACCGACATGATCTACGCCCTGCTGCCGGTCTGGCAGGCGGATTTTGGCCTCAACTACGGCGCGCTGGCGATCCTGCGCGGCATCTATGCCGGCACCATGGCGACCCTGCAGTTGCCCGCGGGGCGCATCGCCGCCATGTTCGGCACGCGCGCCACGCTGGTGCTCGGCACCTTGCTGGCCGCGCTCGGTTATGCCTTCGCCGGCATGTCGGGCAGCCTGCTGGGCCTGTGCGTGGCGCTGGCCATCTCCGGCAGCGGCTCGAGCACCCAGCATCCGCTGGCCTCGGGTGCCGTCTCGCGCGTGTATGGGCGCCAGGCGCGCGGGCCGCTCAGCATCTACAACTTCTCGGGCGACCTGGGGAAATCCGCGCTGCCGGCGGCCATCTCGCTGCTGATCACCTTCATGCCGTGGCGCCATGCCTTGTGGGCGATGTCGGCGCTCGGCATGGTGGTGGCGCTGGTGATCGCGCTGTGGCTGCCGAACGTGCAGCGTGACGCGGCTCCCGCCGACGAGGCGTCGAGCCGTCACGCGGAGGGCTCCGGCTCGGGCTTTTCGCTGCTGTTCACGATCGGCATGCTCGACACGGCGGTGCGCATGGGGCTGCTGACCTTCCTGCCGTTCCTGATGAAGGCCAAGGGCATCTCGACGCCGATGATGGGCACCGCGCTCGCGCTGGTGTTCATCGGCGGCGCCGCCGGCAAGTTCGTGTGCGGTTGGCTCGGCGCGCGCATGGGCGTGATCGGCACGGTGCTGTCCACCGAAGGCGGCACGGCGCTGCTGATCCTGGCGGTGATCTACCTTCCGCTGGCGCCCGCCATGATCCTGCTGCCGCTGCTCGGGGCGATGCTCAACGGCACCTCGTCGGTGTTGTATGGCACGGTGCCCGAGCTGACCACGGTCGAGCGCACCGAGCGGGCCTTCGCGATCTTCTATACCGGCATCATCGCGGCGGGCGCGCTGGCGCCGGTCGGCTACGGCTTGCTGGGCGACCGGATCGGCGTGGTCGGCGCGACCATCGCCACGGCCGCCACCGCGCTGGTCATCTTCCCGCTGGCCTTGGCGCTGCGGCCGCATCTGCGCGCGGCTTGA
- a CDS encoding DUF3224 domain-containing protein produces the protein MRHPVNLALSDSPSSVATGGFDVKISPPEPVAVAPGASAIGRHAIEKTYHGGLAGHSLGEMLSAGQPQQGKAGYVAIESFEGTLDGRSGGFALAHLGEMDAGSEFLRIGIVPGSGTGELAGIKGQLQIRREAGRHDYTLTYWMA, from the coding sequence GTGAGGCATCCCGTGAACCTTGCTCTTTCCGACTCGCCCTCGTCCGTCGCCACCGGCGGATTCGACGTGAAGATCTCGCCCCCCGAGCCGGTCGCCGTTGCGCCCGGCGCGTCCGCCATCGGCCGTCACGCGATCGAGAAAACCTACCACGGCGGCCTGGCGGGCCACTCGCTCGGCGAAATGCTGAGTGCCGGACAGCCGCAACAGGGCAAGGCCGGCTACGTGGCGATCGAGTCCTTCGAAGGCACCCTGGATGGCCGATCCGGCGGATTCGCGCTGGCCCATCTCGGCGAGATGGATGCGGGCAGCGAGTTCCTGCGGATCGGCATCGTGCCCGGCTCCGGGACCGGCGAGCTGGCCGGGATCAAGGGGCAGTTGCAGATCCGGCGCGAAGCCGGGAGGCACGATTACACGCTGACGTACTGGATGGCCTGA